The nucleotide sequence ATTGCCTTTTTCAACCGCCTGCATCTGCAGCTGTTCCTGGATGATTTCCAGAAGTTCATCGGCTTCTATTTCTTCTTTCGTCAAGGTTACCTGGTTAGAACGGATTTTCTCGTAATCCAGATTTTCATTCACAAGGCGCATCAGCCGCTTTGTTTCGTCGCTCACCAAACGGATGCCTTTTTCCCGCTGGTCTTCCGCGATCATATGATTGCGCAGGCCTTCGATAACACCCGCAATCGTGGTCAGCGGTGTCCGCATTTCATGGGAAACATCTGCCATGAATTGGCGGCGCCTATTTTCCAGACGATCAATTTCCTCATTCGACTGCTGCAATTTATTGGCCATTTTATTGAAATCCTTTGCCAAATCACCAAATTCGTCAAACTGGGATTCCGGCAAATTGACTGCATAATTCCCTTCGCTGATCATCGCTGCGGCTTTTTGCATGCGCTGAAGCCGGCTGACATGCAGCTTTGACAGCAGCAGGCTTAACAGCAGCGCCACAGCTAAAGCAATCAGAATTGTCGTCAGCAGCGATTTATTGAGTTCCGAAATCATTTCGCTTGTGCCGCTGATTGGGGATGCCAGCAGCACCCCGCCAATCAAGCGGCCATTTTCCACATAAGGCAGTGCGACAAACGTAACGGTGTATTCAAAACGCTCGACATCCCGGTTGACGACCAGCGTATCGCCTTGTTCGATAACGTTCCACTCTTCCTGCGTCAGCACAACTGGCGGAAAGTTGCCGGTAGAAGGATAAAGAATCCGGCTTTGCTGGTCAAAAACAATGAAATTGATGTTTTGGGCATCCAAAATCGACATATACGATTGCAACCCTGCCCCTGGCCGCGGGCTTTCCAATTCTTCCAGAATCTTTTGCCCGTAGCTTTCCAGCTCTTGCGCTTTTTCTTCATAGGCAAAGTCTTCCACATACCTGACAAACAACAAACTCAAAATCAAAAAAGCGATCAGCAGAATGCTCAAATGGCTGGCAATCAGTTGATAGAAATACTTAATCCGTGTGTTCTTCAAACTTATACCCTACTCCCCAAACGGTATGGAACAGCGCATCCCCGCCGGCTATTTTCTTGCGCAGCCGCTTGATATGGACGTCAACGGTCCGTTCGTCCCCGTAGAATTGATAGCCCCAAACTTGTTCAAGCAATTGTTCCCGGCTGAACACCTGCTTTGGATGCTGAAGGAAAAAGACGAGCAGGTCAAATTCCTTTGGCGTCAGGCTTTGAACCGCTTCACCGTCTTTTTGGATCTCCCGGGTTTCTTTGTTTACGATAAAATGCCTGGTTTGAATCATATCCGACACCGGATCCGCTTTTCGGGCTCTTCGCATGACGGCTTTGATGCGTGCCATCAAGGTCAGCGGACTGAACGGTTTGGTGACGTAATCATCTGCGCCCATCTCAAAACCGATGACTTGATCGGATTCGCTGTCTTTTGCCGTCAGCATAATAATCGGCACAGAACTGCCTTCTTCGCGTATTTTCCTGCAAAGCGCGATGCCGTCCATGCCGGGCAGCATCCAATCAAGGATCAGTAAATCATAATCGCTTTGCTGGTACTTCTTATATCCTTCCAGCCCATCGGCTGCAAAATCGCCGGTGATGCCTTCTTTTGAAAAAAATAATTCGAGCATGGAACTTACACTTGGATTGTCTTCCACCACCAATATTTTCATGCTTCCCCTCCGTCTCTTGTTTCTATAAAAATAAATCACAATTTCCCCAGACGCAAGCGATAGCAAAAAGCTTAGATGCTCCCGCCAATGCAAAGAACGATCGCGCCAAAACAAAAACCGCTCTTTATAAGAGCGGTTAGCATGTTGAAAAAGATATAGAAAAAATTCCCCTTAGAATATCTCCGATATTCCGCAAACCAGCTGCGCTTGCCGCGGGCGAGCGCCAAGCCTCCTCAGCCGCTACGCGTCTTGCGGGGTCTCGGCTGTCTCGCTTTCCCGCAGGCGTCTCCGCTGGTTTGCTCCATATCGACAGTGAACTGTGAATAAAAAGCATGCATACTCATCCACTCTTTCTGATAAAAACAATTCTTTATTAATAGAGTGAACGGAATGAAGCGGAAAGTGGCGACTCCTGCGGGAGCAGCACGAGCTGAAGACACTGGACTGAGCGCAGCGAAGGAAGCGGCTGAAGCCGTGCCCGCGGAAAGCGTCCACTTGGAGCGAAATGGCTTAGAGAATGGAATTTTTCTCCACAGCCTGACCGCTCTTTATAAGAGCGGTCTTCCATTATTCTTTACGCTTTTTTCTCGCGCGTCCGGTATTTTTCAAACAAATCGCCGATCATGTCGTAGTCAATGGCCATGTTGTTTTCATAAGCGTATTTCACGCCGTAGCCGAGTGCCAATGTCATGGCCGTAGCAACCGTCCCACCAATCACCGAACCTGCGCCAGGGATGAATTTCAAAGCCTGGCGGTAAAGGGTATGGCCGATAGTCTGAGTTGCCGTCACCACAATCATGTCTTTAGCCGCTTTTTTGCTGAGCGGCTTATCGTACAGTTTTGAAAGCTTAATAATCATTCCCACCTGAAGGGAAGTCAGCGGAATTACATCAGACCCCGGAATCGGAGACGCCCCGATAACGCCTGCTGAAACGCCTGAGCCGATGATCCAGCGATTGGCTGCGGATGATTTTTCTTTCATGCTTTTAGCGAAGAGCAGGTCTTTCCCCTTCTTTTCGAGCAAAAAAAGAATTTCCTTCTTCAGATTCTCCAGGTTTTCGCCGGTCTTCGAAGATATAGGAATGACTTTGTATTTGTTTTTTGTATGGTCTTTAACAAACTGGACGATCGACGGAATATTTTCTGCCGCATCAATTTTATTCAATACAATCAAAATGTCTTTGTTGTGCTTTTCAATTGCCGTGAATTTCTCTTTCTCGCTTTCCGAGAAAACGGTTCCGGCAGCATTTAGGAAGAACAGCACAACGTCTGAATTCTGGACAAACTCAAGCGTCTTTTTCGGGTTTTCATCGTTCGGATCGTTCAAACCGGGAGTGTCCATAAATTTGATGTTTTCCAGTCCGCGAATATTGTAAGGATCGACACTGATTGTTTCTCCCGGCATCGGGTTCGTGCTGGCAATATCTTCCCCGATGATTTTGTTCACGGTTGAGGATTTACCGGCATTCACTTCTCCGATCAGCGAGATAAGCAAATCCTGTTCAAGCATGTCGTTCACTTTTTTCATTTCATTTTCAAACATGGCATCCATCATTTGGCTGACTTCTTGTTCAAACTCTTTTACCATTCGGCGGTCCCCCTTTTGATCTTTACTGACTATTATAACGAATTCAACCAGTTCTGTGTATTTTTCAGTCCTGGATATACGGCTTCAACAAAGCATCTCCGTACTCCAAAACTTTCTGTACATCTCGGGTATGTTTTTTCGTTTCGCTGTTTTTCTTCCGTTTCTCCATTGTTTTTATATCCAACAGCATATCCGGAAGCTTGGCGCCGGGTGCTTTGTACAGCTGCTCCGATTGGATGAATGAGCCCCCCGGCAAATAATAGCGCATGCCCAGCAGGTTTTTTTCGTATTGGAATAAGTTATGCCCCATCAGCGGTTTTTCATGTTCAATTCCAAGAAGCGCAAGCGCCGTCGGCATGATGTCCACCTGTCCGCCCAAGCGGTCCATTTCGACTGCGTCAAAAAGTCCGCCGCCCGTAAACAGGAGCGGAATGGTGTAGCGCTCTTTCATGGAATAAGAATGGCCGAGGAAATCTTTAAGAAGCACATCATCTTCATAAGAAAGCGGTGAACCGTGAATGCCGGAATGGTCACCGAATATGACAATCAAGGATTCATCGAACAAGCCTTGTTCTTTTAGCTTCTTGATAAAGGTGCCTACCTGCTCATCCGCATAACGGATTGACTGCAAGTAATGGCCGACGTGCGTACCTTCGTATTCCATCGGCAAATTCAGATACTGCATGTCTTCCGGCAGGACGAATGGTGTATGGCTTGTCATCATGACAATATTCGAGTATATGCGCTCGTAGGCATCGAGTTGGCGCGGCAATTCATCCAAGGCGTAGTCCATCAGCACTTCGTCCGCTGGCCCGTACCCGACCTGCTTTATTTCCGGAATTTGTTCATTTGAAAAAATTTCATCAAATCCGAGAACCGGATACAGCACATCGCGGTTCCAAAACTCGATATCATCCGCATGGTAAGTTGCCGAACCATAGCCATGCCCTTTCAGGGTTTGCGCAAGCGAAGGAACTTGGCTTCCGTTCAACTTGTTGACGATCGGCACCATGCCTTCTGTATACAGCCCGGTATTGGTGATCCACTCGGCATCCGAAGTCGTACCTGCTCCAATCTGCTGAAACACGTTGGAGAAATAAGCGCTTTCTTGCAACAAAGCATTGATGTTCGGAGTGATTTCCTGCCCATTCAGCGATCGGCCTATGACAAAATTCTGCATGGACTCTACTTGAATCATGAACAAATGGCGGCCTTTTGCCAACCCGAACGTATCGTGGTTGTTTACTGGCACATATTCATTGCCTTTGAGCGCTTCCAGTTCTTTAGCAGACAAGCTCGTTGACGAGGCATGCGCAGTTTCATTTGCTTGCTGATACATCTGCACCAGTTGGGACTGGGCATACCCATTTTCTTTTGCAAAATACGAGACGTCGATGATTGGCTGTTGAATTGCATAAACAGTGGTGACTGCGCTGACAATGGCCAAGCCGAGTGCAGCATATTTCAGCTTTGGAGCTCGCGGCGCCTCTTTCCATTTTCTCGCAATTATGGCAAGCAGCACGACATCCAGGAAAAACAGGAAATCCGTTGGATGAATCAGCAGCAAAATCGTCGTGCCCACCGTACTGGATTGGGTCGCCTGCTGCAAATCGTAATAAGATGGAATGGTCGTATAATAACGGCTGTATAAAGTCACGGCAAAGAAAATTCCCGAAACCAAAAAGCTGTAAATCCAAGCCGCCAGCCATATCCGTTTTTTGAAAATCAGCAGCACAAGTGCCAACAGAAGAGCCCACACGGGGAATTCGACAAATGCAATATGCCAAACCGATTTGGTATCAAAAATCAGGATGCGAAAGGCACTCACTTTTAATAACAAAAGAAAAAAGATCAATAAATAAGGAACTGCCTTTGATTTGTTCATATGGTCCACCCCCTTTAGCTGACAAATGACCCGGTGCAACAGAGCTAGAAGTTCGTTTGTCCACTGATGTCGAAGCGGCTCCTTCTATCTTTTAATTTTTCTGTTATTCCCATATTCTGTTAGCTTGAAAGACAGCCCCTTCAATTTCCACTTGATAGATATCGGGATTCGTAAAATTCTTCCACTCTTCGTATCCGTAAGATTCGTCAATTTTTTTCAGCATCAATCCCAGCAGGTTGCCATGCGTCACCAGAATGGTCCGGTCAGCAGCGGAAGCCAGTGCGGCCATTCCTCTTTCCGTTGCCTCCATTCCGGATTCACCGCCTGAAAGCTTCATGTCCAAATCCTGAAAAGACTCTTTCAGCCGCTCCATCCAGTCAGGCAAGTTATCTGTGCTTAATACCCGCTCTGCAAGCCGGTCTTCCACTTCTATTCCCAGGCCCAGAAGGTCGGCTGTCGGTTCAATGGATTCAATGGCCCGTGTAAATGGACTGGAAATAATGTGCCTGATTTCTTTATCTTGAAAGAAATTGGCAAGTTGCCGTGCCTGTTGTTCCCCTTCAGGCGTCAACAAAGCGCCCGGTTCTTGCCCAGTAGCGCTGCAATGCCGTACTAAGTAAATCGTTTTTTTCATTTGCCATTCTCCTAATTTCCTTTTGCAGGACCGTTCTTAGCTCCATTATAAGACTTTATGAAAAATCCGTCTGTTTTAGACCATTCAGCATACAAAACTTCCTCGATATCACTATATCCTTCGTTCTGCAATTGCTGATAAAGCCATTCTTTCGATTTTCCTGCATACTTTAAGATTCCTTCATTGATTTCTCCTTCATCTACAAAAAGGAACGACAAAGAGTCGTCTTTCGGTTTAATATTGAGCATTTCCGGGGTCACGCTATCCTTTTCTGCATACTTGCGCAAGCTGATCGAACCTCCCGGCTCCAGATACAAGTCGCGAACTTCGCGCAGTGAAAATACACCGTGTTCACGCAGCATCGTTCGGAGCTGTTCCATCTCCAGATGGTTTTTATTCAATTCATCTATCATAAATTCCCCGTCCTGAATCAGAATTGAAGAATCTCCTTTAAGCAATACCCTGATTTTGTCGTATTTTTTCGAGAGCTTTTCAATTCCATAAAGCATGATTCCCCAAACTGCCGCTGCAAACCACACATGCAGCCCCGAGACTTTATCGTCATAAATGCTTTCTTCCAAAATACCGCCAAGAACTATGGAATAAATAAAGTCGAACGGCGTCAGCTGGGACATTTCCTTTTTCCCGAGCAGCCTGGTCACCACCAGCAATGCCACAAGCCCGAAAATCAGTTTGACTCCAATGTCCACATACGTCATAACCTTCTCCTCCAATTCAATTATCCTCTATGGTCCCATTCCCCTTTCCCTGTTTTTTAAGCCACTAAAAAACCCCGAAGCCAATAGCTTCGAGGTTTTGCATCATAATTTTTTCATTAAGTTGGCCATTTCAATAGCGCCGGCTGCAGATTCCCAGCCTTTGTTGCCTGCTTTTGTTCCTGCGCGCTCGATCGCCTGTTCAATTGAATCCGTCGTCAACACTCCGAAAATAACCGGAATATTAGCCTGGTCACTTGCTCTGGAAACCCCTTTTGCCACTTCGCTGCAAACATAATCGAAATGCGGCGTCGCGCCTCTGATTACAGTTCCAAGGGTAATAACCGCATCATAATTGCCGCTTAACGCCATTTTCTTGGCAACCAGCGGAATTTCAAAAGCTCCGGGCACCCATGCAATGGATACATCCGTATCCTTGACGCCATGGCGCTTCAAGGCGTCTTCTGCACCACTCAGCAACTTGCTGGTGATAAATTCGTTAAAGCGTCCGACAACAATGCCGATGCGCAGTCCTTCGCCGTTTAAATATCCTTCAAAATGTACTGTCATAATCCGGGTCTCCTTTAGAAATTCAGCAAATGGCCGAGTTTCGATTTTTTGGTTTTCATATAGTCTTCGTTATCTTTAGTCGTCTGCATTTCAATCGGCAGGCGTTCGACCACTTCAAGTCCATAACCACCAATGCCGGCAATTTTTCTGGGGTTATTCGTCAATAGTTTCATTTTTACGATTCCGAGATCCCGCAAAATTTGGGCGCCGATTCCGTAATCGCGCAAATCGTCTGCGAATCCGAGTTTCTGATTGGCTTCCACCGTATCATAGCCTTGCGCCTGCAATTCATAGGCTTTCAGCTTATTGATCAGGCCGATGCCACGCCCTTCCTGGCGCATGTATAGCAGGACACCTGATTCCGAGGAACCGATTTGCTCCAGCGCAGCATGAAGCTGCGGCCCGCAATCGCATTTATGGGAACCAAAAACGTCCCCTGTTAAACATTCGGAATGGACGCGTACCAGAACCGGCCGCTCCGGATCGATGTCCCCTTTGACAAAAGCCACATGATCCTGTCCAGTCAGCACTTCGGTATAGCCGATGGTCCGGAATTCCCCGTATGCTGTTGGAAGCGCAACTTCCACTTCCCGCTTGATCAATTTTTCGTTTTTGCGTTTGTAGGCGATCAGATCCTGGATGGTCAATATGCCCAACCCGAGGCGTTCCGCCACTTTCTGGAGATCATCTACACGGGCCATTGTGCCGTCCGAATTCATGATTTCGCAGATGACGCCAGCTGGCGCGGATCCGGCCAGTTTCGCTAAATCCACTGCCGCTTCCGTATGCCCTGCACGGCGCAATACGCCGCCTTTTTTGGCAATGAGCGGGAAAACATGGCCGGGGCGTTTGAAATCCGCAGCTTTGGAGTCGGGATCGAGCATATTCAAGATTGTATGCGAACGTTCAAAAGCACTGATGCCTGTGGTCGTGTCTCTATGGTCGACGCTAATGGTAAACGCTGTTCCGTATTCATCCGTATTGTTGTCTGTCATTAATCCGATTTTCAGCCGTTTGGCAATTGTTTCTTCCACCGGCACGCAAATCAATCCGCGGCCTTCGGTTGCCATCAAATTAATAATTTCCGGCGTAGCATGTTCTGCCAAAGCGATAAAATCCCCTTCATTTTCCCGGTTTTCATCATCAATGACGATGACAGCTTTTCCGTCTTTTAAATCCCGAACCGCTTCTTCTACCGTATAGAACATTTTACCGCCTCCATCAAAATCCGTTTTCAGCCAGCCAGCTCCGAGTCATTTTCGGCTGCGCTGATTGAATCCGTTCTGTGTATTTTGCTAGTAAATCACATTCGATATTCACGCGTGCACCAATCCCTTTTTCTCCTAATAGAGAATCTTCCTGTGTGGTGGGAATCAATGAAATGGTTATGGTCTTATTTCCAAGATCGAAAATCGTAAGCGATGTTCCGTCCACTGCGACAGATCCCTTAAGCATCATGTACTTCATGAGTTCCGGCTCCACTTCAATTACTTTAGTGAGGGCATTCGACTCTTTTTTAACCGAACGGATGACACCGGTGCCGTCGATATGTCCGCTGACAAAATGGCCGCCAAAACGCCCGTTGGCAGGCATCGCCCGTTCCAGATTCACACGGGAACCGCTTTTCAGTTCCGACATGGTGGAAGTTTTGACCGTTTCAGGAATGACATCGACTGTAAATGTATTGTGTGTAAAAGTCGAAACCGTCAGGCAGACGCCATTGATTGAAATGCTGTCTCCCCGCTTCACGTCTTCCAAAACGAGTGAACAGGCAATTGTCAGTTCCATGGCCTGTGGCTTAGCGCGGAGAGAAGCCACACGGCCCACTTCTTCCACTATTCCAGTAAACACTTGCAATCACACTCCTTTGCCATGTTTTAAGACTTTCTTCGTCCTAAAACTTTATTCAGTTGTGTCGAGCTTCGAATGCGTTTAATCAGAGATTACGCATTCTTCGGCAAATTTGCCGAAAAGGCAATGCAAAATATGAGTTCTTTCCACCAAGGGGCAAACGGGTGGTAAGGAAAGGGTAAGTCTGAGGAATATTAAGTAAATATAAACCAATGCACATTTTTATTGGATCTGTTCCAAAAGCCGGCTTTAAAAGGAGGATCTTTTTCCGCAACAGCATAGACTTCACCAATTTTTTAAAAAAGTGCATAACAAAAAAAGCTTCAATTCTTCTCCCATCCAGACTTTAACTGTCGGTGCCGGATTTACACCAGCTCCACCGTCTATGAGATGTGCAGGCGCATAGTCAGCCCCGACAAGCGCTGTAGGGCTTGCTGGTCACGGCGTTTTTTGCCGTGGCCAGCAAGACCGAAGCGACCTCGAAGGGCTATGCGCCGGAACTGAACACTGAAATGTGCAGGCAATCGTGCAATACACAACAGGCCTAAGGCGAACCATCTGCGCGGCACTTTCTGCCGCAAAGATGGATTGGCTTATGACACCGAGGGTCTGATTGCCGGAACTGGACACTGAAATATGCAGGTCCTCGTTCACTCAGCTGCTCCTAATCACAGATCGGGTCACGGACTTACAGTTTCCTGCTCACCGCCGGTAAGGAATTTCACCTTGCCCCGAAGAATTGATTCGATTATTCGTCCGTTTAATAGTAACATAAATAGACGAATAATCAGTAAATTTCTATCAAAATGTCATAGGGGGTTAATACATGTCACATTCTTTGCCAGTAAAAGGAGTCGATGTGGACGAGGAAACACGCTGCGCCCATTACCATTCCGAAATTGACCGCATCGCCATCAAATTTTTCTGCTGCGGCATTTATTATCCTTGCTTTGAGTGCCACCAAGCAGCCGGATGCAGCCAACCCAAAGTATGGCCAAAAGAAAAATTCGATGATAAAGCTGTTCTCTGCGGTGCATGCGGCCACGAACTGGCCATTCAAGAATACTTGGACTGCGCGTCATCATGTCCGGCCTGCCAGGCACGTTTTAATCCGGGATGCAGTTTGCATAAGCATCTGTATTTCGAATGATTTTGCAGCACGAGCCGAATGCACTTCTGCAACTGATCATTTACTCCAAAAAAAAAGAGAACATCAACTGTTCTCTTTTTGCGCATCCACTCTTAAACACATAACAATCTGTTCGCCTTTGGAGCGCATCAGGCGCCGTCCGGTATCTTCAAATCCGGCTTTCTGATAGACTCGCTGAGCCGGCAGGTTTCGCGCATTCACACCAAGCACGACTTCATTGAACTTCGGAAATTCTTTTTGGATAAAGCCCGGCAATGCATAAATCGAGCCTGTGGCAATGCCGCGCCCCTGGAATTTCGGGTTTACGGAATAACCTCGAAGCAACAGTGCGTTCGGGTTATTGGAATACAATTTTCGGTCATCTGATTCGTCCAGTTCAAAAAAGCCGGCCACTTCATCGCGTGCTTTGATGACAATCAGGTGCTTATCCGGGTTTCGGGCATCGCGTTCAATGATGTCCTGCGGCAAGCCGGTAAATTCCAATTGGTCTGACGGCAGATTGTATTCGACAGTCACTTTCGAGGTATAAGGGTGAAGCGTGACTTCTTTCTTTTTAATCACTTCAAACGCCTCCTTGCAAAATGGCCGCCGCGCCGATTCCTGGGCGGCAGCAACAAACCTGAGCCTTCTTTTAATTCTTGTTGTCCGCCATGATCAAGTGTTCGGTCCCGGATGGCAGATTGTTCAAGGCTTCCCGCAAAAATTCCGGGTAGAGATTCACTTTCCCAACTTCCTCAAGCGCTACCCATTGATAAGTCAGGCGATCGCCTTCCGGACCAAAAAATGGTTCGGAGCGGTAATGCTGCTCGCCGCCCTTGCTTTTCACCGCATAGTAAAAACCCAGTTCGTGGTAAGCTTTTTCACTGTACGTGAAAAAGTTTTCCGTTACCCACAGCAGACGCTCGGTTACAGCTTCTGCATCCAGTTCCTCTTTGATCTCACGCACCAGACACGTTTTCGAGTCTTCCAGCATTTGCGCCCGGCCTCCCGGCAACGCCCAATGGGATTCGTGCGTCTGCTTGTGCAGCAAAACATGGCCGTTTTCAATCCATACTGCTGCCACCCGGTAATTGAACACCTGGTTCTCCATTTTGAATGTCGTATCCATCTTGCACCCCTTATTCTTTCTCCAATGTAACCGACACAATCTCCGGCCGATTAAAAATCCTCAACGGGAACCCGCTGTTTCCGAGCCCCCTGCTGAGCACAAGCTGGGTTCCGCCTTTTTCAAACACCCCTTCGGTCATGGCCGGAAACCAGCCCTGTCCAGGAGCAATCAATCCGCCAAGCCCAGGCATGCGGATTTGCCCTCCATGGGCATGGCCGGAAAACACAACGTCGACGCCTTCATCTACGTATGTATTGAACATCTCTGGCCGGTGAGCCAACAGCAGCGTAAATTCATCTTTCAAATCCGCTTCATCCAGCGCTCCAAGCGTAAATTCTTCTTCGGTCAGATTCACATCCATCAACGGATCATTGATTCCCGCTATTTGAAGGGATTCCCCGTCCAGTTCCCATTGTAAGGAATCGTTCATCAAAACGATAACGCCTCTTTCTTTAAGTGCGGCCGTTATTTCTTCAAGTTTGTTTACGGATACTTCGTGGTTGCCGATGACAAAATAAACTTCTGTCATTTCCACCAAGGCATCCACCAAATCCAAACTTACTTCCAAATCGTAACGGTCGCTGTCAATCAAGTCCCCTGTCACAAAAATGGCATCCGGTTTTTCCGCTTCCACTTTTTCAATCAATGAAGACTGTTTCTTTCCAAACTCTGCATTGTGCAGATCAGAAATTTGGACGATTTTCTTTCCGTCAAATGCTGCGGGCAATTCTTTTGAGGCCACCGAATATTCCGTTGTCACAATCCATTTATTATTCATCCATACAAAGCCCCAAACAAAAAATACGAGGACTAAAAATACAACTAACTTTTTCATCTATTGTTACCTCTATTCGATCTTGATCAAATCAATAGGCGTGATAATACCTGTCAACTTCTCTTCTTTTTTGCCATTCCGCGTAATGAGCAGCGCTTCCAGCCGGCTGCCTTCCATCACTGAACGCTTGAATATTTCTTCCGCTTCGTAAACAGATGTATTCGAGGCGATAAAACGATGGTTTTCACCAGCACGTTCGTATTTCAAGATATCGCCCATCGTGGTTATTTCCCGGGAAATGATTCGTTCATCCACCGTTTGGACAAGCCAGCGGGCTATGCCGGCCGAAGTAATCAGGCCGATAAATTCCCCGTTCAAGTAAATGGGGAATTGCAGGAAGTTCCGTCCCCTTACAACGCGCAATACTTTCGCCAGGCTGTCTTCCGCTTGGAACGTATGCACTGCCCTTGCAAACATGGCACCTGCCGTTACCGGCTGCGACAGCAAATGCTCAATGCGTTCTATCAATTCTACAACTTCAAGGTGCGGTTCCGCAATTACATACTCAGTGGAAGTCCGGTGATGGACAATGGCATTCCGAAGATCGGCGAATTCCCGCAGGTCTTCTTCGTATTTTCTCACCGTGGCATTTTCTTTTTTTGCTAAATCAACCGCTTTGAAAAAAGTGATATAGCTTGCCCCTCCAATGATTTCTTTCAGCTTTTTTTCAATTTTATTGAATGCCACAATAAAGCGGGCAGAGTTTTCCTTAGCCAAGAACCTCCACTCCTTTATCAGCGGTAATTTCAATTTTCAGCCGGTCTGGGTCTTCCATAAAAACGGCATAATAATCCGGTCCTCCCGCAAAAGGATGGCGGTCTTCATATAAAACAGGAACGCCTTTTTGTTTCATCTTTAAAGTCAGGCGGTCCACTTCTGCGGGCGATTCGGCATGGAATGCCAAATGGTTTAATCCTGTCATTTTACGGTGATAAGGAATGTCACGGAACGGCTCCTCCGTCTGGACAAAAACCAGGTACGCAGAACCGCTTCTATAACTGAAACCGAGTGGCCACTTCTGGTATTCTGCATATCCGAGCTCAGGAAGCAAAACACTGTAAAATTCCCTCGATCTGTTTAAATTGGAGACGTTGATTTCTATATGGTGCAGCATATGCATCAACTCCTTTTTTTCAGTTTAACAGAACGGAACTGAAAAATTCACGGCTCAGAAGCTGCCGGAATCGGACACACTGAAAAACCGCAGCTTCAGCAGCTGCGGCAAAGAGGCATCTATACTTTTGTTTTGGAAGCATTGGCCTTTGACGACCAGATTCCGGCCAGTATCATGGCAATAAGCAATATAACGCCGATGCCGATGGTCCACCAGAAATCTTCCGGCTTCGGCCCATCCAATAGCCACTGGGCAGCATATACCGGGATTTTCATCGGAGAAACAGTCCAGTACGTTCCAAACAACCCGTCGATCAGCTGAAAGATAAAGATAGCCAATAGCGACCCAGCAGCCGCCAGCCCTGCGTTTGGCAGCGCAGCGCTCATCAACAGCACAAGGCTTACGATCAGCAAAATCCAGAGGCTGTACGTTGCCCCGAATTTCAGGAATTTCGTGAAGTCGACTCTTTCAAATAATAAGAATGTATAATAGTAGGCCGCCAGTAAGCCGGACCAGACGCTGAGAATTCCGACTGTGCTTGCCAGCATCCACTTGCTTAAAAAGTAAGCCCGATAGGACA is from Planococcus liqunii and encodes:
- a CDS encoding sensor histidine kinase, which gives rise to MKNTRIKYFYQLIASHLSILLIAFLILSLLFVRYVEDFAYEEKAQELESYGQKILEELESPRPGAGLQSYMSILDAQNINFIVFDQQSRILYPSTGNFPPVVLTQEEWNVIEQGDTLVVNRDVERFEYTVTFVALPYVENGRLIGGVLLASPISGTSEMISELNKSLLTTILIALAVALLLSLLLSKLHVSRLQRMQKAAAMISEGNYAVNLPESQFDEFGDLAKDFNKMANKLQQSNEEIDRLENRRRQFMADVSHEMRTPLTTIAGVIEGLRNHMIAEDQREKGIRLVSDETKRLMRLVNENLDYEKIRSNQVTLTKEEIEADELLEIIQEQLQMQAVEKGNVIEIETEPGQVIYGDMDRLIQVLTNIVKNSIQFTENGRIVLKAFQEPQFMVIEVQDTGSGIDVEEIDLIWRRFYKADLSRGSGQFGLGLSIVKQLIALHDGDVRVESEKDKGTKFTIHLPHKGKLEEATEE
- a CDS encoding response regulator transcription factor, whose product is MKILVVEDNPSVSSMLELFFSKEGITGDFAADGLEGYKKYQQSDYDLLILDWMLPGMDGIALCRKIREEGSSVPIIMLTAKDSESDQVIGFEMGADDYVTKPFSPLTLMARIKAVMRRARKADPVSDMIQTRHFIVNKETREIQKDGEAVQSLTPKEFDLLVFFLQHPKQVFSREQLLEQVWGYQFYGDERTVDVHIKRLRKKIAGGDALFHTVWGVGYKFEEHTD
- a CDS encoding GTPase; this translates as MVKEFEQEVSQMMDAMFENEMKKVNDMLEQDLLISLIGEVNAGKSSTVNKIIGEDIASTNPMPGETISVDPYNIRGLENIKFMDTPGLNDPNDENPKKTLEFVQNSDVVLFFLNAAGTVFSESEKEKFTAIEKHNKDILIVLNKIDAAENIPSIVQFVKDHTKNKYKVIPISSKTGENLENLKKEILFLLEKKGKDLLFAKSMKEKSSAANRWIIGSGVSAGVIGASPIPGSDVIPLTSLQVGMIIKLSKLYDKPLSKKAAKDMIVVTATQTIGHTLYRQALKFIPGAGSVIGGTVATAMTLALGYGVKYAYENNMAIDYDMIGDLFEKYRTREKKA
- a CDS encoding LTA synthase family protein, with the translated sequence MNKSKAVPYLLIFFLLLLKVSAFRILIFDTKSVWHIAFVEFPVWALLLALVLLIFKKRIWLAAWIYSFLVSGIFFAVTLYSRYYTTIPSYYDLQQATQSSTVGTTILLLIHPTDFLFFLDVVLLAIIARKWKEAPRAPKLKYAALGLAIVSAVTTVYAIQQPIIDVSYFAKENGYAQSQLVQMYQQANETAHASSTSLSAKELEALKGNEYVPVNNHDTFGLAKGRHLFMIQVESMQNFVIGRSLNGQEITPNINALLQESAYFSNVFQQIGAGTTSDAEWITNTGLYTEGMVPIVNKLNGSQVPSLAQTLKGHGYGSATYHADDIEFWNRDVLYPVLGFDEIFSNEQIPEIKQVGYGPADEVLMDYALDELPRQLDAYERIYSNIVMMTSHTPFVLPEDMQYLNLPMEYEGTHVGHYLQSIRYADEQVGTFIKKLKEQGLFDESLIVIFGDHSGIHGSPLSYEDDVLLKDFLGHSYSMKERYTIPLLFTGGGLFDAVEMDRLGGQVDIMPTALALLGIEHEKPLMGHNLFQYEKNLLGMRYYLPGGSFIQSEQLYKAPGAKLPDMLLDIKTMEKRKKNSETKKHTRDVQKVLEYGDALLKPYIQD
- a CDS encoding histidine phosphatase family protein translates to MKKTIYLVRHCSATGQEPGALLTPEGEQQARQLANFFQDKEIRHIISSPFTRAIESIEPTADLLGLGIEVEDRLAERVLSTDNLPDWMERLKESFQDLDMKLSGGESGMEATERGMAALASAADRTILVTHGNLLGLMLKKIDESYGYEEWKNFTNPDIYQVEIEGAVFQANRIWE
- a CDS encoding DUF421 domain-containing protein → MTYVDIGVKLIFGLVALLVVTRLLGKKEMSQLTPFDFIYSIVLGGILEESIYDDKVSGLHVWFAAAVWGIMLYGIEKLSKKYDKIRVLLKGDSSILIQDGEFMIDELNKNHLEMEQLRTMLREHGVFSLREVRDLYLEPGGSISLRKYAEKDSVTPEMLNIKPKDDSLSFLFVDEGEINEGILKYAGKSKEWLYQQLQNEGYSDIEEVLYAEWSKTDGFFIKSYNGAKNGPAKGN